In a single window of the Saccharothrix australiensis genome:
- a CDS encoding S1 family peptidase: protein MRVFRRTWAALGAALLGLAVVAPPAWAADVDFTGAVDVDGCSGSLVRMPTSRDGDRALVLTNGHCYEGAWPVPDEVLVDQPSHRLLTLLDGKGERVADVHAAKVLYATMTGTDITLYQLDTSYRDLQRRHRVRPLTVSAERPAAGAGIRVVSGSMKTVFSCHVDQLVYRLLEKAYVAKDVVRYTQACATGPGTSGSPVVDAASGQVVAINSTSNREGGQCTLDNPCEMDRDGVITVRKGSSYATQTYWLTTCMGAGNKLDLGRRGCLLPEPSA, encoded by the coding sequence ATGCGCGTGTTCCGACGGACCTGGGCGGCCCTGGGCGCCGCACTGCTCGGCCTGGCGGTGGTGGCACCGCCCGCCTGGGCGGCGGACGTGGACTTCACCGGCGCCGTCGACGTGGACGGGTGCTCGGGGTCGCTGGTGCGGATGCCGACCTCGCGGGACGGCGACCGGGCGCTGGTCCTGACCAACGGGCACTGCTACGAGGGGGCGTGGCCGGTGCCGGACGAGGTGCTGGTGGACCAGCCGTCACACCGGTTGCTCACCCTGCTCGACGGCAAGGGTGAGCGGGTGGCCGATGTGCATGCGGCCAAGGTTCTCTACGCGACGATGACAGGGACCGACATCACCCTGTACCAGCTCGACACGAGCTATCGCGACCTGCAACGACGGCACCGCGTCCGACCGCTCACGGTATCGGCGGAACGCCCGGCGGCGGGCGCCGGGATCCGGGTGGTCTCGGGCAGCATGAAGACCGTCTTCTCCTGCCACGTCGACCAGCTGGTCTACCGCCTGCTGGAGAAGGCGTACGTCGCCAAGGACGTCGTCCGCTACACGCAGGCGTGCGCGACGGGCCCCGGCACCTCGGGGTCGCCGGTCGTCGACGCGGCGAGCGGGCAGGTCGTGGCGATCAACAGCACCAGCAACCGCGAGGGCGGCCAGTGCACGCTGGACAACCCGTGCGAGATGGACCGCGACGGCGTCATCACGGTGCGCAAGGGCAGCAGCTACGCCACCCAGACGTACTGGCTCACCACCTGCATGGGCGCGGGCAACAAGCTCGACCTCGGCCGCCGCGGCTGCCTGCTGCCCGAGCCGAGCGCGTGA
- a CDS encoding SDR family oxidoreductase has translation MADDRTQPAQEQQPPGSTEAMRPQPRDSMADYVGSGLLEGRKALITGGDSGIGRAVAIAFAKEGADVAISYLDEHEDAEHTAEKVREVDRKCVLLPGDLASGPHCRDVVDQTTSHLGGLDVLVNNVATQNPLDSPDELTEQQWLHTFDVNIHSYFRVTAAALPHLREGSAIINTASVNGLRGNKSLIDYSATKGAVIAWTYAMAQALVERGVRVNCVAPGPVWTPLIPATFDAGHVEQFGSQVPMGRPAHPDELAPTYVFLAANRLSSYYTGEVIAALGGETLPG, from the coding sequence ATGGCCGACGACCGAACGCAGCCAGCCCAGGAGCAGCAACCGCCCGGCAGCACGGAGGCCATGCGCCCGCAGCCGCGCGACTCGATGGCCGACTACGTCGGCAGCGGCCTCCTCGAAGGTCGCAAGGCGTTGATCACCGGCGGCGACTCCGGCATCGGGCGCGCGGTGGCGATCGCGTTCGCCAAGGAGGGCGCCGACGTCGCCATCTCCTACCTGGACGAGCACGAGGACGCCGAGCACACCGCCGAGAAGGTCCGCGAGGTCGACCGGAAATGCGTCCTGCTGCCCGGCGACCTGGCCTCCGGGCCGCACTGCCGCGACGTCGTGGACCAGACCACCAGCCACCTGGGCGGGTTGGACGTGCTGGTGAACAACGTGGCCACCCAGAACCCGCTCGACTCGCCCGACGAGCTGACCGAGCAGCAGTGGCTGCACACCTTCGACGTCAACATCCACAGCTACTTCCGGGTCACCGCCGCCGCCCTGCCGCACCTGCGCGAGGGCAGCGCGATCATCAACACCGCGTCGGTGAACGGGCTGCGCGGCAACAAGTCCCTCATCGACTACTCGGCCACGAAGGGCGCGGTTATCGCGTGGACGTACGCGATGGCGCAGGCGCTCGTCGAGCGCGGCGTGCGGGTCAACTGCGTCGCGCCCGGCCCGGTGTGGACGCCGCTGATCCCGGCCACGTTCGACGCCGGGCACGTCGAGCAGTTCGGCTCGCAGGTGCCGATGGGCCGGCCCGCGCACCCCGACGAGCTGGCGCCGACCTACGTGTTCCTGGCGGCGAACCGGTTGTCGTCCTACTACACCGGCGAGGTCATCGCGGCGCTCGGCGGCGAGACCCTGCCGGGCTGA
- the sfnG gene encoding dimethylsulfone monooxygenase SfnG, whose product MPENRDGEPLKFAYWVPNVSGGLVVSDIEQRTDWSYEYNRELAVLAEENGFEYALSQVRYLAGYGATHQHESTSFSLALLLATRRLKLIAAVHPGLWHPAVLAKFIATADHLSGGRAAVNVVSGWFKDEFTALGEPWLEHDERYRRAEEFIRVLRASWTEDTAEFTGDFYRLHGYQLRPKPLERPDRPHPEIFQGGNSTAARAMAGRVSDWYFSNGKDFDGVTEQIEEVTATAEAHGRRVRFGLNGFLIARDTEAEARETLREIVAKADVRAVEGFRDAVRQAGGATADRKGMWADSTFEDLVQYNDGFRSRLIGTPEQVAHRIVGYRRRGVDLLLLGFLHYHEEVAYFGRHVLPIVRELEASADPSAATAEPIGALP is encoded by the coding sequence GTGCCCGAGAACCGGGACGGGGAACCGCTGAAGTTCGCCTACTGGGTGCCGAACGTCAGCGGTGGTCTCGTCGTCAGCGACATCGAGCAGCGCACCGACTGGTCCTACGAGTACAACCGCGAGCTGGCCGTGCTCGCCGAGGAGAACGGGTTCGAGTACGCGCTGAGCCAGGTGCGCTACCTGGCCGGCTACGGCGCGACCCACCAGCACGAGTCCACGAGCTTCAGCCTGGCGCTGCTGCTGGCCACGCGGCGGCTCAAGCTGATCGCCGCCGTGCACCCGGGGCTGTGGCACCCGGCGGTGCTGGCGAAGTTCATCGCCACCGCCGACCACCTGTCCGGCGGCCGGGCGGCGGTGAACGTCGTCAGCGGCTGGTTCAAGGACGAGTTCACCGCCCTGGGCGAACCGTGGCTGGAGCACGACGAGCGCTACCGCCGCGCCGAGGAGTTCATCCGCGTGCTGCGCGCGAGCTGGACCGAGGACACCGCCGAGTTCACCGGCGACTTCTACCGCCTGCACGGGTACCAGCTGCGCCCCAAGCCGCTGGAGCGGCCCGACCGGCCGCACCCGGAGATATTCCAGGGCGGCAACTCCACCGCCGCCCGCGCGATGGCGGGCCGCGTGTCGGACTGGTACTTCAGCAACGGCAAGGACTTCGACGGCGTCACCGAGCAGATCGAGGAGGTGACCGCCACCGCCGAGGCACACGGGCGGCGCGTCCGGTTCGGGCTCAACGGGTTCCTCATCGCCCGCGACACCGAGGCCGAGGCCCGCGAGACGCTGCGCGAGATCGTCGCGAAGGCCGACGTGCGCGCGGTGGAGGGTTTCCGCGACGCCGTTCGCCAGGCGGGCGGCGCGACGGCCGACCGGAAGGGCATGTGGGCCGACTCGACGTTCGAGGACCTGGTGCAGTACAACGACGGCTTCCGCAGCCGGCTCATCGGCACGCCCGAACAGGTCGCCCACCGGATCGTCGGGTACCGGCGGCGCGGCGTCGACCTGCTGCTGCTCGGTTTCCTGCACTACCACGAGGAAGTCGCGTACTTCGGCCGCCACGTGCTGCCGATCGTGCGCGAGCTGGAAGCCTCCGCCGACCCCTCCGCCGCGACCGCCGAACCGATCGGAGCCCTACCGTGA
- a CDS encoding SDR family NAD(P)-dependent oxidoreductase codes for MSRGVVVTGGSRGIGAAIAGAFRDLGDDVVALSSADVDLADPESIARAVSAAVDALGRIDVLVNNAGLVEYGSVADTSYEQWQSLWRRTFAVNVFGAADMSYCVARHMVERGVRGRIVNVGSRGAFRGEPDMPAYGASKAALHSMGQSLAVALAPHGIAVASVAPGFVATDRVADLVTDEVRRQSPFGRVATPEEVAAAVVYLASREAEWASGAVLDLNGASHLRT; via the coding sequence ATGAGCCGGGGCGTGGTGGTCACCGGTGGCAGTCGGGGCATCGGCGCGGCGATCGCCGGGGCGTTCCGGGACCTCGGGGACGACGTGGTGGCGCTGTCGTCGGCCGACGTCGACCTGGCCGACCCGGAGTCGATCGCGCGGGCCGTCTCGGCCGCCGTCGACGCGCTCGGGCGGATCGACGTCCTGGTCAACAACGCGGGGCTGGTCGAGTACGGCTCGGTGGCGGACACGTCCTACGAGCAGTGGCAGTCGTTGTGGCGGCGCACGTTCGCCGTGAACGTCTTCGGCGCCGCCGACATGTCCTACTGCGTGGCGCGGCACATGGTCGAGCGGGGTGTGCGCGGGCGGATCGTCAACGTCGGTTCCCGTGGCGCGTTCCGCGGTGAGCCGGACATGCCCGCCTACGGCGCCAGCAAGGCCGCGCTGCACTCGATGGGGCAGTCGCTCGCCGTCGCCCTCGCGCCGCACGGGATCGCGGTGGCGTCGGTGGCCCCCGGTTTCGTCGCGACCGACCGGGTGGCCGACCTGGTGACCGACGAGGTCCGCAGGCAGAGCCCGTTCGGCCGGGTCGCGACGCCCGAGGAGGTGGCGGCGGCCGTCGTCTACCTGGCGTCGCGCGAGGCGGAGTGGGCCTCGGGCGCCGTGCTGGACCTCAACGGCGCCTCGCACCTGCGGACCTGA
- a CDS encoding acyl-CoA dehydrogenase family protein: protein MTTSAQDTWSTRPTTDAEWLARAREVAALLSTDAVARDRAGATPHAEVRLLKDSGLVTLLGPVEHGGGGQNWTTAYRVIREVSSGDGSIGQLIGYHYLWFWAARLVGTPEQVAAVEEQATRERWFFGGAVNPRDDDLVITEDGDELVFNGRKSFSTGSKVSDVTVLEGVLEGTDKHVFAIVPSHQDGIVFADDWDNLGQRLTESGGVRVEGVRVPWSQAAGYVDKEFRPRVYNTLNVPLIQLVFANLYLGIASAALTTAAAYTRDRTRPWPYTPDVKGSAVEEFHVLETYGDLQAKLWAAEALAERAAALIEAVNAHPDEVTARERGEAAVVVAAAKQRAVDVGLEIGSRVFEVTGARATASSVGLDIFWRNIRTHSLHDPIAHKRAEVGRYALLGEIPEPTWYT, encoded by the coding sequence GTGACGACCTCCGCGCAGGACACCTGGAGCACCCGTCCCACCACCGACGCCGAGTGGCTCGCCCGCGCCCGCGAGGTGGCGGCGCTGCTGTCCACCGACGCCGTCGCCCGCGACCGCGCGGGCGCGACCCCGCACGCGGAAGTGCGGCTGCTGAAGGACTCCGGTCTGGTGACCCTGCTCGGCCCGGTCGAGCACGGCGGCGGCGGGCAGAACTGGACCACGGCCTACCGCGTGATCCGCGAGGTCTCCTCCGGGGACGGCTCGATCGGCCAGCTGATCGGCTACCACTACCTCTGGTTCTGGGCGGCGCGCCTGGTCGGCACGCCGGAGCAGGTGGCGGCGGTGGAGGAGCAGGCGACCCGCGAGCGGTGGTTCTTCGGCGGCGCGGTCAACCCGCGCGACGACGACCTGGTGATCACCGAGGACGGTGACGAGCTGGTCTTCAACGGCCGCAAGTCGTTCTCCACCGGCAGCAAGGTCTCCGACGTCACGGTGCTGGAAGGCGTGCTGGAGGGCACCGACAAGCACGTGTTCGCGATCGTCCCGTCGCACCAGGACGGCATCGTGTTCGCCGACGACTGGGACAACCTCGGCCAGCGGCTCACCGAGAGCGGCGGCGTCCGGGTCGAGGGCGTGCGCGTGCCGTGGTCGCAGGCGGCGGGCTACGTGGACAAGGAGTTCCGGCCCAGGGTCTACAACACGCTCAACGTGCCGCTGATCCAGTTGGTGTTCGCCAACCTCTACCTGGGCATCGCGAGCGCGGCGCTGACCACGGCCGCCGCCTACACCCGCGACCGGACCCGCCCGTGGCCGTACACGCCGGACGTCAAGGGCTCCGCCGTCGAGGAGTTCCACGTCCTGGAGACCTACGGGGACCTCCAGGCCAAGCTGTGGGCCGCGGAAGCCCTCGCCGAGCGCGCCGCCGCCCTGATCGAGGCCGTCAACGCGCACCCCGACGAGGTGACCGCGCGGGAACGGGGCGAGGCGGCGGTCGTCGTCGCGGCGGCCAAGCAGCGCGCCGTCGACGTCGGCCTGGAGATCGGCTCGCGGGTCTTCGAGGTGACCGGCGCGCGGGCCACGGCGTCCTCGGTCGGCCTGGACATCTTCTGGCGCAACATCCGGACCCACAGCCTGCACGACCCGATCGCCCACAAGCGGGCCGAAGTCGGCCGCTACGCGCTGCTCGGCGAGATCCCGGAGCCCACCTGGTACACCTGA
- a CDS encoding alpha/beta fold hydrolase, protein MIDRTSAVATPARRRMTTAVAVVVASVVVTTGLPATSAAAAADTLSWKPCATTAKDWPDKNDTRSECAMLAVPVDYADPGGRTMKVAVSRIKAADAGKRRGVLVLSPGGPGVVNIDAPLGFAGKGLAALAADHDLIGFDPRGVGYSDKVECPDQPYPELPPTASRKEWGRAAFDHQAEFNARCAALDPVFTRQLTTANIARDVDSLRAALGESKISFYGTSFGTAVGANYRSLFDGRVHRMWLDSVMPPVLDHAAVSAASDAIHEKRFEEFLPWVAGRDHEYHFGTTPDAVRRTIFELRDRLDREPKVVDGTTVLDRAWVTALLGGEPNSWAAVAADLATVREGGVPRSARPVGGAVGGAVGGAVGAFGFEHGHGGANYLQYSAIMCNDGTGGRDFDQVWADHEARMRAYPGTGGGAQLGVWCANWPWQAQQWKPVRGSSPLQLSGHTYEYETPYEWAVATRDAIGGTLLTVKDAVHGSLPALPCAAKAVDFFRTGRTTGGSCPGVR, encoded by the coding sequence ATGATCGACAGGACAAGCGCGGTGGCGACACCCGCGCGCCGGAGGATGACGACCGCCGTCGCGGTGGTCGTCGCCTCGGTGGTGGTGACCACCGGACTGCCCGCCACATCCGCAGCGGCAGCGGCGGATACGCTCTCGTGGAAACCGTGCGCCACCACGGCCAAGGACTGGCCCGACAAGAACGACACCAGGTCCGAGTGCGCGATGCTCGCGGTGCCGGTCGACTACGCCGACCCCGGCGGTCGCACGATGAAGGTCGCGGTGAGCCGGATCAAGGCCGCCGACGCCGGGAAGCGGCGCGGTGTGCTGGTGCTCAGCCCCGGCGGACCCGGCGTGGTCAACATCGACGCACCGCTCGGCTTCGCCGGGAAGGGGCTCGCGGCGCTGGCCGCCGACCACGACCTGATCGGCTTCGACCCCCGCGGCGTCGGCTACAGCGACAAGGTCGAGTGCCCGGATCAGCCGTACCCGGAACTGCCGCCGACCGCGTCGCGCAAGGAGTGGGGCCGGGCCGCGTTCGACCACCAGGCCGAGTTCAACGCGCGGTGCGCCGCGCTGGACCCCGTCTTCACGCGGCAGCTGACCACCGCGAACATCGCCCGCGACGTGGACTCCCTGCGCGCCGCCCTCGGCGAGTCGAAGATCAGCTTCTACGGGACGTCCTTCGGGACGGCGGTGGGCGCGAACTACCGGTCGCTGTTCGACGGCCGGGTGCACCGGATGTGGCTGGACTCGGTGATGCCGCCGGTCCTGGACCACGCCGCGGTCTCCGCCGCGTCGGACGCGATCCACGAGAAGAGGTTCGAGGAGTTCCTGCCGTGGGTGGCCGGGCGCGACCACGAGTACCACTTCGGGACGACGCCCGACGCGGTCCGCAGGACGATCTTCGAGCTGCGCGACCGGCTCGACCGCGAGCCGAAGGTGGTGGACGGGACCACCGTCCTGGACCGCGCCTGGGTGACCGCGCTGCTGGGCGGCGAGCCGAACAGCTGGGCGGCGGTCGCGGCGGACCTGGCCACGGTGCGCGAGGGTGGCGTGCCGAGGTCGGCGCGCCCGGTCGGGGGCGCGGTCGGGGGCGCGGTCGGGGGCGCGGTCGGGGCGTTCGGCTTCGAGCACGGCCACGGTGGCGCGAACTACCTCCAGTACTCGGCGATCATGTGCAACGACGGGACCGGTGGCCGCGACTTCGACCAGGTGTGGGCCGACCACGAGGCCCGGATGCGCGCCTACCCCGGCACCGGCGGCGGCGCGCAGCTCGGCGTCTGGTGCGCCAACTGGCCGTGGCAGGCGCAGCAGTGGAAGCCGGTCAGGGGCTCCAGCCCGCTCCAGCTGTCCGGCCACACCTACGAGTACGAGACGCCTTACGAGTGGGCGGTCGCCACTCGGGACGCCATCGGCGGGACCCTGCTGACCGTCAAGGACGCCGTGCACGGCTCGTTGCCCGCGCTGCCCTGCGCCGCGAAAGCGGTGGACTTCTTCCGCACCGGTCGCACCACCGGGGGCTCCTGCCCCGGTGTGCGGTGA
- a CDS encoding CoA transferase has product MSQDVLMAHSEDSATAGAWAALGGPAGLVERVEYAEVPGVLAARLPVRRMARAAVGACSLAAAELLSVRDRVPPPAVRVHEGAVAAAFTSERHLRVDGRVPAAFAPLSRFWRTADGWVRTHANYPHHRARLLGALGVGDPGDDEALVARVAGALAVRSSESVQEDVYAAGGLAVAVRPGPPERHPLVETRAVPAGTAGAGASDRGTPAARSSGPLSAATTTAVPAAGLPATGVRVLDLTRVIAGPVATRTLALLGADVLRVDAPALPEHDDTLADTGFGKRSVVLDLARDRRVLGELLDAADVVVTGYRPGALDRFGLGADDLLDRRPDLVVAELCAWGWTGPWSGRRGFDSLVQARSGIAAIEGDDGRPGVLPAQALDHGTGYLLAAAVLRALTGRWRAGGGRHVRLSLAGTASWLVHDLGADPDDGADRGAHEHGHDHRPWLTETESDFGLLRHARPPVHYAGAPTTWHRPPGRLGADRPEWTAR; this is encoded by the coding sequence GTGTCGCAGGATGTCCTCATGGCGCACAGCGAGGACAGCGCGACGGCGGGAGCGTGGGCGGCGCTGGGCGGGCCGGCCGGGCTCGTCGAGCGGGTGGAGTACGCAGAGGTGCCCGGTGTGCTGGCCGCGCGGCTGCCGGTGCGGCGGATGGCTCGTGCCGCGGTCGGCGCCTGTTCGCTCGCCGCCGCCGAGCTGCTGTCCGTGCGCGACCGCGTGCCGCCGCCCGCGGTCCGGGTGCACGAGGGCGCGGTGGCCGCCGCGTTCACCAGTGAGCGCCACCTCCGGGTCGACGGGCGCGTGCCGGCTGCGTTCGCGCCGCTCTCCCGGTTCTGGCGGACCGCCGACGGTTGGGTGCGGACCCACGCGAACTACCCGCACCACCGCGCGCGGTTGCTGGGCGCGTTGGGTGTCGGGGACCCTGGTGACGACGAGGCGCTGGTGGCGCGGGTGGCGGGTGCCCTCGCCGTCCGCTCGTCGGAGTCGGTCCAGGAGGACGTTTACGCGGCGGGCGGTCTGGCGGTCGCCGTACGGCCCGGACCGCCCGAGCGCCACCCACTGGTCGAGACGCGCGCGGTGCCCGCCGGCACGGCGGGAGCAGGGGCATCCGACCGGGGCACGCCCGCAGCACGCTCCTCCGGGCCGCTCTCCGCCGCAACCACCACCGCTGTCCCCGCCGCCGGGCTGCCCGCCACCGGCGTGCGCGTGCTCGACCTGACCAGGGTGATCGCCGGACCGGTCGCGACGCGGACCCTGGCCCTGCTGGGCGCGGACGTGCTGCGGGTCGACGCACCCGCCCTGCCCGAGCACGACGACACCCTCGCGGACACCGGGTTCGGCAAGCGGTCGGTCGTGCTGGACCTCGCCCGCGACCGGCGGGTGCTCGGGGAACTGCTCGACGCGGCGGACGTCGTCGTCACCGGCTACCGGCCCGGCGCGCTGGACCGGTTCGGCCTCGGGGCCGACGACCTGCTCGACCGCCGCCCCGACCTGGTCGTCGCCGAGCTGTGCGCCTGGGGTTGGACGGGGCCGTGGTCCGGTCGGCGCGGGTTCGACAGCCTCGTGCAGGCGCGCTCCGGCATCGCGGCGATCGAGGGCGACGACGGGCGTCCGGGGGTGCTGCCCGCCCAGGCGCTCGACCACGGCACCGGGTACCTGTTGGCCGCCGCCGTGCTCCGGGCGTTGACCGGGCGGTGGCGGGCCGGTGGCGGGCGCCACGTCCGGCTGTCGTTGGCGGGCACCGCCTCCTGGCTGGTGCACGACCTCGGGGCCGATCCCGACGACGGCGCCGACCGAGGTGCGCACGAACACGGCCACGACCACCGCCCGTGGCTCACGGAGACGGAGTCGGACTTCGGGCTCCTCCGACACGCCCGACCCCCGGTGCACTACGCGGGCGCGCCGACCACGTGGCACCGCCCGCCCGGTCGCCTCGGCGCGGACCGTCCGGAGTGGACAGCGCGCTGA
- a CDS encoding SGNH/GDSL hydrolase family protein codes for MRYVAIGDSFTEGVGDELPDGSPRGWADLVAEGLAAGLGEPVRYANLAIRGRLLEPIVTDQLDAALSLSPAPTLITLNGGGNDMMRTGVDTGRLVRLTEHAVRRCADAGVRLVLLSGADPSERLPFGRTVHRRGVALTAAVKALAARHDLLMVDMFNDAEIRKAAYWSPDRLHLNAIGHRRVAAHVLTALGHATEAEQVEHRDTGRRVSAEARYYREHVLPWLYRRLRGRSSGDYRTGKHLAWTTVPAALPEV; via the coding sequence GTGCGGTACGTGGCGATCGGCGACAGCTTCACCGAGGGCGTCGGCGACGAACTGCCCGACGGGTCGCCGCGCGGCTGGGCCGACCTGGTGGCGGAGGGTCTCGCGGCCGGGCTCGGCGAGCCGGTGCGGTACGCCAACCTGGCCATCCGGGGCCGCCTGCTCGAACCCATCGTCACCGATCAGCTCGACGCCGCCCTGTCGCTGTCCCCGGCGCCCACGCTGATCACGCTCAACGGCGGCGGCAACGACATGATGCGCACCGGTGTCGACACCGGTCGCCTCGTGCGGCTCACCGAGCACGCCGTGCGGCGCTGTGCCGACGCCGGGGTGCGGCTGGTCCTGCTCAGCGGCGCGGACCCGTCCGAGCGCCTGCCGTTCGGCCGCACCGTCCACCGGCGCGGCGTCGCCCTGACGGCGGCGGTCAAGGCGTTGGCCGCCCGGCACGACCTGCTGATGGTCGACATGTTCAACGACGCCGAGATCCGCAAGGCCGCCTACTGGTCGCCGGACCGCCTGCACCTCAACGCGATCGGTCACCGCCGGGTGGCCGCGCACGTGCTGACGGCGCTGGGCCACGCCACCGAGGCGGAGCAGGTCGAGCACCGCGACACCGGCCGCCGCGTGTCGGCGGAGGCCCGCTACTACCGCGAGCACGTGCTGCCCTGGCTGTACCGCCGGCTGCGCGGCCGTTCCTCGGGCGACTACCGCACCGGCAAGCACCTCGCGTGGACCACGGTGCCCGCCGCCCTGCCCGAGGTCTGA